The region TTAATACTTCCAACCTTTTCACTCCTTCGCCTTACCGATTCTTTGTATCCTTGTCCTTGGGTCTAGGTATTCACTTAGACTTGTCGAGAGTAGGTACAAGGCTACAAACAAGAAGATCGATATTATTACAGGTGTTAGTATCCACCACCAGTATCCCAGTAGCATCGCTTGGTAGTTTACCGCCCAGTGTATCATCGTTCCTATCGTTGGTATTTCTGTGTTGGATAAACCCAATACCGATAACGTTACTTCCATCCCTACCGCCCATATCATGTTGTTTATCAACGTCGAGAATATTACCGGTATTATGAATGGAAAGTATTCTTTTATTACCAGGTTGAACGTCCTTGTCCCTGATAGTATCGATGTGTATGTGAATTCCCTTTCCCTTAGACTTAGTATTTGTGATCGTATTACCCGGGCATCCCACGCCCATCCAAATAGACTTAGTATGAGCCCTAATAGTACCATCGTTAAGTTTTCCCTTATTACCGATGCTATCAGTATCAGGATCGGTAAGAGCGGTATTACCACAAAACTGTCGTTTATCGACATCAATACTTTGTCGGTTTTTCCCCCTTTGTACCCCGATACTAATCCCATTATTATCGCTATCATCCTCGATATTCCTGAGGCTATCAATGCTATTGTTAGTGAGTTTCTTATCGCAAACGTAGATTGCCAGAATAGGTCTTGTCCTTGGGATGTCGTTCCGAATATGTGTGGCCAACTGGGTGGTTTGTCCCTAGGAACCACGTTCCACCTTAGTGGATCGTATGGCGAGAAGAATGAGAGTATTGACATGAAGGCTAAAATACATATTACTATGAACGCAAATCTGAACCTTCCATCTTTCATTAGTTCCTTGAATCCTTCCAACATTATCACCTCATCTGTACCTTACTCTTGGGTCAAAGAGTGGATATATTAGATCTATTATCAGCGTTGCTGACGCTATCCCTATTACCGATAACGAGACTATCCCTATTATTAGGTTGTAGTCGTTTGAGTTTATCGCTCCGTATAGTAACGTTCCTAGCCCTGGATAGGCGAATACTATTTCTGTTATCAATGCCCCTCCAAAGATTTGCCCTAAAGATAGGGCTAAGTTGGTTACTTGCGGTAATAACCCGTTTCTGAATACGTATTTGAAGGCTATCTTTGATTCTTTTAATCCACCGGCTTTCGCATACATCACATAGTCTTCGGCTACTATGTTTGATACTATGAGTTTCATCGTTTGTATGTTGGCTGCTATTCCTAAAACCATCAACGATATCGCAGGTAGAAACGAGTGTAATAACACGTCCGATATGAACGCCCAGTTGAACCCTATTTGTCTTCCAACTGAGTATCCACCCGCCGATGGGAATATCGGTATCAGATAGGCAAATACTATGAGTAGTAGTAATGCAAATATGTAGTAGGGTATG is a window of Petrotoga olearia DSM 13574 DNA encoding:
- a CDS encoding ABC transporter permease, with product MLEGFKELMKDGRFRFAFIVICILAFMSILSFFSPYDPLRWNVVPRDKPPSWPHIFGTTSQGQDLFWQSTFAIRNSLTIALIASGISRMIAIIMGLVSGYKGGKTDKVLMSINDSFVVIPLLPILILIASVIRENLTMVLLGLILSLFGWAWDARVIRSQILSLREREFTYTSILSGTRTFNLVIKEYFPFIIPVIFSTLINNMIWAVGMEVTLSVLGLSNTEIPTIGTMIHWAVNYQAMLLGYWWWILTPVIISIFLFVALYLLSTSLSEYLDPRTRIQRIGKAKE
- a CDS encoding ABC transporter permease, with the translated sequence MLFFKRYLLPRIIQFLVVVFVGITVVFIVPRLTPVDPVQQVISQMTSQGAFLDPAAVEALRQSLTEMYGLEGGMFEQYVAFWGRLLHGDFGPSLFQFPVPVMELIMDSLPWTAGLLLTTTIISWLVGSIIGALAGYFKNKTWAQTLDNIAMVVRPIPYYIFALLLLIVFAYLIPIFPSAGGYSVGRQIGFNWAFISDVLLHSFLPAISLMVLGIAANIQTMKLIVSNIVAEDYVMYAKAGGLKESKIAFKYVFRNGLLPQVTNLALSLGQIFGGALITEIVFAYPGLGTLLYGAINSNDYNLIIGIVSLSVIGIASATLIIDLIYPLFDPRVRYR